The region ttatttaataaactttgACAAACAATcatttttggtaaaaaaaactctaaagttttattattttattttataactttaataaaaaaattatatttaataactttgtcaactttattaaatttgtcAACAAAATATTTGTCAAAGAATCATTTTTCAATTGTATATACATAGTAGCAATAGAGTATTGGAAGATGATGCATCAGACAACTATATAAGGGAGACATAAGCTTTTGTAGTAGCACAATCAAAAAGCCTTTGGCAATAGGAATAAGTTTGGGAGAAAATGAAATCACTATTTACCTTGGTCATTCTCACTCTTCTCTTAACAATGAGCTCTCTCACCTTGGCAACTAATAGGGATGACAGGGATGATAGGGATGACAGGGATGATAGGGATGATAGGGATGACAGAGATGATAGAGATGACAGGGATGACGAAGATGATAGGGATGACAAAGATGATAGGGATGACAAAGATGATAGGGATCACCATCATCGTCGTTCTCCTCCACCTCCACATCACAAGTATAGGCCACCGCCCCCACCAATTCCTAGGCCACAGAGATCACCACCCCCACCACCTCCCAATAAGCCACAAAGGTCACCACCcccacctccaccaccaccacactatAACTCACCACCCCCACCCCCACCACCACCCAAAGACTCttctcctcctccaccaccaccatacTATAAATCACCACCCCCACCACCGTACTATAAGTCATCGCCTCCGCCACCACCTCCTAGGAACTTctctcctccaccaccacctcccAAGGACTCctctcctcctccaccacccCCCAAGGACTCctctcctccaccaccacctcccAAAGACTCctctcctcctccaccacccCCTAAGGACTCctctcctccaccaccacctctGAAAGACTCAtctcctcctccaccacctcccAAGGACTCctctcctcctccaccacctcccAAGGACTCctctcctcctccaccacccCCCAGGGACTCctctcctccaccaccacctcccAAAGACTCctctcctcctccaccacccCCTAAGGACTCctctcctccaccaccacctctGAAAGACTCAtctcctcctccaccacccCCCAAGGACTCctctcctcctccaccacctcccAAGGACTCctctcctcctccaccacctcccAAGGACTCctctcctcctccaccacccCCCAGGGACTCctctcctccaccaccacccCCCATGGACTCctctcctccaccaccacctcccAAGGACTCCTCCCCTCCTCCACCACCCTCTAAGGACTCCTCCCCTCCTCCACCACCCTCTAAGGACTCctctcctccaccaccacctctGAAGGGCTCCTCCCCTCCTCCTCCACGCTCTAAGGACTCctcacctccaccaccaccccCCAAGGACTCCTCTTCTCCACCACCACCTCTCAAGGACTCctctcctcctccaccacctcctaAGGACTTCTcacctcctccacctcctcccAAGGACTCctctcctcctccaccacccCTTAAGGACTCctctcctccaccaccacctcctAAGGACTcctctccaccaccaccaccacctcccaAGAACTCCTCttctcctccaccacctccaAAGGACTCCTCTCCTCCTCCACCCCCCACTAAGGACTCCTCTCCTCCACCACCTTCAACATATTATAAGAACCCACCacccccaccaccctcaaaggacTCCTCTCCTCCACCTCCTTCACATTACTATAAGTCCCCACCACCCCCACCACCCTTCAAGGAATCATCTCCGCCACCTCCACCACGAGATTACCAGTCACCACCACCCCCACCCCATCATGAACTATATCCACCACCTCCATCACCATACTATAAGAGgccacctccaccaccacacTACCCATACCATTCTCCACCACCCCCAGTTTACCACAAGTCACCTCCACCTCCATACTATCACAGTCCACCTCCCCCTCGTCGTCGTCACCACGACTAAAATGTTATTTGGTAGGGCTTCCATGAATCCCTATAAATCTTTATCAATTTAAGATGCATTCATATATGTAACGTGGtaactttctcattttcttaattaCATATTACAAACTAATAATATAAGCTTATGCACATGTACATGTGGTGAACTTTTCAGGAAATGAAGAACGTGTCCAAACAAAGGAGATCGAAGGACTTCAAGAACCACCATCTACTGAAGAATGGAACACGTTTTATGAAGCTAGCATTGATTTGGTTTcactttctttatatatttaagtatttatctttttatatatttcaaaatttaagggACAGTTCAAATCTGATCCATGTCTACTCCTTCTCCTGCATGCGTTGCGGTTTTCTAACTGCTGCCAATGCACTATGTTGTATTATGCCaacttatattatatatataataaataaatacccTAAGTTTATGACTTTGACTTCCCATTAATTAGATTTCTGTATATTTGGTATGAGAAATGCCAATGGAAGCGAAATATTCTTCGTTAAAATGATGTTCAAAGGATTTATAAAGCTCCACATGCAAAGAAACGTGGAAGAAAAATGATGCACGTGCCTCGTTTTTCTTAACATTATTTCCATATTAGTACAAAGGCCGAACATAATAACTTAAAactgtattatatatatatatatatatatatatatatatatatatatatatatatatatatatattattcaccAATTAATTACAAGCTATTTAGTATTGTAAGGTGCAAGAAAATGTTGTTTTACACCAAGTGTGTATTGTAATTTTAAAGGTATTTTATTCATtacaaaaattgtttataaaaaaacataaattaaaaagtaaaatagtgaatataaaataactgtaaaaatttattaagtgaagtgagaaagtataaaaaaaatatgtagaaTCATCTAATTCTATAACATTGGTTTTAACTGGAATAACTGTAGatattaaatattgaatgtAGAGGAATAATCCCTTTTAGGTCATAGCAGAATTGTACGATTTTTGGTAGGCAGAAGGCGAAAATTAAGCTAAGCCTTCTTAATAATGGCTTAAATGCCTTTAAATGGAAGATGGTAAGTAATTTTGTAACACAATAATTTGTGGTTTTCGGACTTTTAGTTTCAAGAAATTAATCACACATATCATACTTGTTTCGGGGTAGGGGCCAAGAGCCTACTAAAAGAACCTCTTCGACTTGCGCTGCCTTTCTCCACTCCTGTAACTTCAGCGAAATCCACTCCTTAGCTCGATCGGTTGGGgagacgatcggggtacctgtctaaagtactccgatgcttaagtcagaaAGGACCGATCGGTGTATAAGAATATctgttgtaataaatgcgaaacTCGGATAATTCGACTGACCAGGCGATCATTCCACCAGCCAAGTCGGGCTTCCGGAGTATCTTG is a window of Vigna unguiculata cultivar IT97K-499-35 chromosome 4, ASM411807v1, whole genome shotgun sequence DNA encoding:
- the LOC114180790 gene encoding leucine-rich repeat extensin-like protein 3, whose product is MSSLTLATNRDDRDDRDDRDDRDDRDDRDDRDDRDDEDDRDDKDDRDDKDDRDHHHRRSPPPPHHKYRPPPPPIPRPQRSPPPPPPNKPQRSPPPPPPPPHYNSPPPPPPPPKDSSPPPPPPYYKSPPPPPYYKSSPPPPPPRNFSPPPPPPKDSSPPPPPPKDSSPPPPPPKDSSPPPPPPKDSSPPPPPLKDSSPPPPPPKDSSPPPPPPKDSSPPPPPPRDSSPPPPPPKDSSPPPPPPKDSSPPPPPLKDSSPPPPPPKDSSPPPPPPKDSSPPPPPPKDSSPPPPPPRDSSPPPPPPMDSSPPPPPPKDSSPPPPPSKDSSPPPPPSKDSSPPPPPLKGLLTSSTSSQGLLSSSTTP